Proteins encoded in a region of the Uloborus diversus isolate 005 chromosome 1, Udiv.v.3.1, whole genome shotgun sequence genome:
- the LOC129217298 gene encoding lysine-specific histone demethylase 1B-like — protein sequence MSLGEHFCNNCFDNYYRTGKNGNLQYSSWCHEWGNIARVSKATLKGFVANELLPYWIQCNTTDCNKWRLVSQSGVLDPQEIRFFSCSSKLSNVSDCSVAEDSQVSRVMEEYWMSQVIENPLLKNSPAAPYLRRFLPEDIGLCPLSTDISPLDKVENIDPFYVGQCGESLIWVKPDAADEVEQSFYKTLGISQPTYLGLRNLIVTLWNLAPTVWLTIEKVSPYIICRGLVRIYLHFAAQKILDFLTMRAVINYGIIKCPPANTIFADSKADIIVIGAGISGLAAAKHLSNLGLNVVVLEARSCLGGRAFDDVTGSSPLFVEGLINNPFSIMALQSNQKYCALDKSFVLFGTDGKEIPSKDVAKVNYELNGLVFGAIEWASMCNKDANWFDTIVKSYNDMKKVAPHYTEFDVFNFCLNQYEIDLKCDMKNLSLQSWEFTTSLMGDTGVFHDGLMPILNKLSENLKIFYNTRVVAVDFSNDVSEIICTKEKFHANKILITVPVSSLRCNDVKFKPPLPHFKMKALNDIGDYYCEQLVLKFAEKFWIKKLKKQSLRFGIISADQKFYLFTDVTQKKKNSIPTLITFIPIQHLNESDNRDNIIQQCLTLLRDIFSKVPDPIQCCLTNWKEKSCGASYGSFIKVGSSQTVFDELTKPVDSKLFFAGEGTFKNCRSTLTGAYLSGLQGAANIAFGL from the coding sequence ATGTCTTTGGGAGAACATTTCTGCAACAATTGCTTCGATAATTATTACCGAACTGGGAAAAATGGGAATCTCCAATACAGCAGTTGGTGTCATGAATGGGGAAATATTGCTCGTGTTAGCAAAGCCACTCTTAAGGGTTTTGTTGCTAATGAGTTATTGCCATATTGGATTCAATGTAACACTACTGATTGCAATAAGTGGAGACTTGTGTCTCAGAGTGGAGTGTTAGATCCCcaagaaattcgatttttttcatgTTCCAGTAAGTTAAGTAATGTGTCCGACTGTAGTGTTGCTGAAGATAGTCAAGTTTCTCGTGTAATGGAAGAATATTGGATGAGTCAGGTGATTGAGAACCCATTATTAAAAAATTCCCCTGCAGCTCCTTATTTGCGACGTTTTCTCCCAGAAGATATTGGTCTTTGTCCTTTAAGTACAGATATTTCTCCTCTAgataaagttgaaaatattgaTCCATTCTATGTGGGACAATGTGGTGAATCACTTATTTGGGTGAAACCAGATGCAGCTGATGAGGTAGAACAATCTTTTTACAAAACACTTGGTATTTCTCAACCAACTTACTTAGGGCTGCGAAATTTAATTGTAACTCTTTGGAATTTAGCGCCTACTGTATGGTTGACAATTGAAAAAGTCTCTCCTTACATTATATGTCGAGGTTTAGTGAGAATTTATCTTCATTTTGCAGCTCAAAAGATTCTGGACTTTTTAACAATGAGAGCTGTTATTAATTATGGTATTATCAAATGTCCCCCTGCTAATACCATTTTCGCTGATTCTAAAGCTGATATTATTGTGATTGGAGCTGGCATTTCGGGTTTGGCTGCAGCAAAACATCTTTCCAATTTGGGCCTAAATGTTGTGGTACTAGAAGCTAGATCCTGTTTAGGTGGACGTGCTTTTGATGATGTCACTGGATCAAGCCCCTTGTTTGTAGAGGGATTGATCAACAATCCTTTTTCTATTATGGCTCTGCAATCAAATCAAAAGTATTGTGCTCTAGATAAAAGTTTCGTTTTATTTGGTACTGATGGTAAAGAAATACCTTCAAAAGATGTCGCAAAAGTTAATTATGAATTGAATGGTTTGGTTTTTGGTGCCATAGAATGGGCTTCAATGTGTAATAAGGATGCTAATTGGTTTGACACTATTGTAAAAAGCTATAACGATATGAAAAAAGTAGCGCCTCATTACAcagaatttgatgtttttaatttttgcttgaaTCAGTATGAAATAGATCTCAAATGTGATATGAAGAATTTATCGTTACAGAGCTGGGAGTTTACTACTAGCTTGATGGGTGATACTGGTGTCTTTCATGATGGTCTAATGccaattttgaataaattgtctgaaaatttaaagatattttataatACTAGAGTTGTGGCTGTTGATTTTTCTAACGATGTTAGTGAAATCATCtgcacaaaagaaaaatttcatgCTAATAAAATTCTGATTACTGTTCCTGTATCCAGTCTAAGGTGTAATGATGTAAAATTTAAGCCCCCTTTACCGCATTTCAAAATGAAAGCTCTCAACGACATTGGTGATTATTATTGCGAACAGCTGGTGTTaaaatttgctgaaaaattttggatcaaaaaactaaaaaagcagtCTTTAAGATTTGGAATAATTTCTGCTGATCAgaagttttatttgtttacagATGTTactcagaagaagaaaaattctaTTCCTACTCTTATTACATTTATACCAATCCAGCATCTGAATGAAAGTGATAACAGAGATAATATTATTCAACAGTGTTTGACTCTTCTAAGAGACATATTTTCAAAGGTACCAGATCCTATTCAGTGCTGCTTAACTAATTGGAAAGAAAAGTCATGTGGTGCTTCGTATGGATCTTTTATCAAAGTAGGAAGCTCACAAACTGTTTTTGATGAGTTGACCAAACCAGTTGACAGTAAACTTTTCTTTGCTGGTGAAGGTACATTTAAAAATTGTCGTAGTACCCTTACAGGAGCTTATTTAAGTGGTTTACAAGGAGCAGCAAACATTGCATTTggtttatga